The genome window TAGGCTTTCTAACATTTCAGGCAGCTCTAATTCCTATAATTATGACATACTTCCTTCTGAAAAAAGAAGTGATAGACCCATTACAGGATATATCTGAAAGAATGGAAAAGATATCTATGGGTGAGCTTGAACAGGAAATTCCTGTTGAAAGGGAAGATGAGATAGGACAACTTCAAGAAGCATTTGATAGGATGAGAATGAGCCTAAAAGTTATAATTGAAAAACTGGAAAATGAGGAACTATGATAAAAATTTAATCATTATGCTGGTTAAAATTTAACCACTTAAAATTTTTAGAGTTGTTATTTTACTTATTTTTCAACAACTTATAGATTGGCACACCTTTTGAATATAACCTCCTGAAAAATTATTTTTCAGGAGGTTATTCAGATGAAGAAAATACTTTTTACCATTTTAATTTTAATCTTTGGGGCTGTCCCATCTTTTGCGGAAGAAAAACTTCTTATTATCTATCTTTACAACAAAAACAGTCCTTATCTTAAAGAAATTGAAAACAAGATAATAAAAAATAAGTATCTTGCAAAAAGAATTCAAAAAAATTTTAACTTCAAAAAAATTCAAATCGGAACACAGCAGGCTGAGGATTTTGTTAAAAAGTTTAAGATTAAAGAAAAAGAAGGGGTATACTTTATAGATTTTTCAGCTGGAGAAGTTCTTTATAGCTTAACAGACCTTTCAAAACCATGCAGATGTGCAAATCTTATAAATTATTTTTCCCGTAAACTCCATAAAAAGAATATTGACCCAGATAGATATTTGTATTTAGCTGAAAAGTGGGGAGCTTATACCAGAAAAGTAGAAAAAGAGTATTTATTTTAAGGGGATTGTAAAATCCCCTTTAGATATATATTTTTAGAATAAAATTTTATGAGGGTAGTACTTTTGCCAGAAAAAGTTTATATCCTTTCAAAAAATGCAAATACGATAGAAAGAATAAGTAAACACTTTCAAAATATAACCAGACTAAAAAACCCAAAAGATATAGAAAAAGTAAAAAACGGAGTAATTTTTGTAGATATAAGAGATTTTGGTATTGTTCCTGTCCCTGTTCAAAAAGGAATATTTCCGATAGCTCTTATTGATAAAAATCTATCCCGCACTAACCTGGCAGCTTTTATTATGAGAGTTATGAGTAAAAATTATTTTGAATACATAGAATATCCCTTCTCAGAAACAGAGATAAGAAATTTAAAAGAGAAACTGACAATAAAAGAAAAGAATGAAGAGAAAATTATTAGCTTTAAAAGCTCTTCTGCATCAAATGGATTGATATGCCAGTATCTGTGCTCAATAATAGGCTCATCCCCACAACTAAAAGAAATATGTAAGTTGGCAGGTGAGGTTGCCCCTACAGATATTCCTGTTCTTATCACAGGAGAGACAGGAACAGGGAAAGAGCTTCTTGCAAAGGGAATATGGAAGCTGAGCAAAAGGGCTGATAAACCTTTTATAGCAATAAACTGTGCAGCAATCCCTGAAAACCTTATTGAATCCGAACTTTTCGGCTATGAAAAGGGGGCTTTCACAGGAGCTGATAAAGCAAAGCCCGGAAAATTTGAGATTGCCGATGGGGGAACAATATTCTTAGATGAGGTGGGAGAACTTCCCCTCTCTGCACAATCAAAACTCCTCAGATTTCTTCAGGAAGGAACATTTTACAGGTTAGGTGGAACAAAAGAGATAAAGGTTGATGTCAGGATTATGGCAGCAACAAACAGAAACCTTGAGAAAATGGTAAAAGAAGGTAAATTCAGGGAAGACCTTTATTACCGTTTAAATTTCGTTCATATAAAACTGCCTCCTCTGAGGGAAAGGAAGGAAGATATCCCGTATATAGTTGAATGTATAGTGAATAAATACAATAAAAAACTCAATAAGAGTATTACAGGTGCATCGGTTGAGTATATAAGGAAATTACAAAATCAAAGATGGGAAGGAAATATAAGGGAACTGGAAAATGTGGTTGTTCGTTCTATGATACTTTGTAGAAACAATATTTTAAGTTTACCTGATATTGATTTTCTTGATACTAAATCAGATGAAACTATAGAAGAATTACCTGAAGTTGAAGAGTTTATAAAAAAACAGGTTGTTTCTGCTATAGAAAACAATAGATTGAAGGAGTTAGAAGAAGTTATAGAAAAATCTATATTAAAAGCTGTCCTTGAATATACAGGAAATAATCAGGTAAAAACGGCAAATCTTTTGGGTATAAACAGAGCAACACTCAGAAAGAAAATAAAAAAATATTCTCTATAGACAGCAAAATTATGTATTTTTCAAGTTGCAGTTATAATTCGGTATCCAAAATCCAGTTCCAGAGTGCTGTCTGGTTGGAGAGTAAATTCCCAGATAATTTTGCCATTTGCTTCTAATTTTTTCCATTTTTTTGAAGAAATTGGCTGAATTTCTTCTTTCTCTGTTCTCTGGACAGGAACTCTATCAACAAGAACAATCTTCATAGCCATTTTGTGTTTATTTTTTATTGTGTAATGCCATATCTTTGTGGTTACTACTTTTCCTAAAAATGTTTTTTCAATTTTGTTTTCTTTTAGATATTTATTTACCTTTACGAAAACATCTTCACCTAAATAAAGTTTATTTTTTTCACCTTCAGATATAGGATTTAGTCTGCCTTTTCCTATAAAAACTCCATCCACATAAAAAGCAGCCATTGAAGGTGGAAAATTCTGGTCAGATTTAAACACAGCTATTAAAAATGGTGTGGCTGTAGCATACCCATCAATAAAAATACTGAAATCTGCCGGATACTCCTTTTTCTGAACGCTTACTTTTACTGAACTTTTTGCCGGGATATTTACATTTTTCACCGTATAGAAAAATTTAGTTTCTGTTTCTGTTATCTGGGTTTGGGGTAGGCTTTCTGCCTGTTTCATATAAAGTTTTGGTGTTCTGAAAACAGGTCTGTCAAATGATGGTGGCTGGATTGCCGATGTTTTCATATATGGATAGTATTCAACAGATACATTTCTAAACTCAAAATCTGTCTGATTTTTTATAGAAAGATTGTTCCATATCTTAATTTTTTTATTAAATGTTGACGCATAAATGCTGTATTGCTGTTGGCCTGTGATTTTCTCAGGTATTTTTAGTTTCAGCTGGGGTGTCTGGCAGTCTGTTTTTAGTTTTATTGCTGTCTGGTATTTTTTTCTGATTTTTTCTAATTTTTTCTGTAATTGGGAAATCTGTTTTTTTATTTTTTCTCTTTTTGCCAATTTTTCTTCATAAATATTTCCAATTTTGCTTATATTTTC of Persephonella sp. IF05-L8 contains these proteins:
- a CDS encoding DUF4139 domain-containing protein, with product MRKILTGLAVLIVSQSFAQTIFPQITGLEIYRNTAFIKEKVSAISNAIIILPHNIDINRLNISLQPDTCNILQITQTKPKYPQEYKNLQNQIELLSQKLQTIDSQLKALEKIQLDPKGLDENISKIGNIYEEKLAKREKIKKQISQLQKKLEKIRKKYQTAIKLKTDCQTPQLKLKIPEKITGQQQYSIYASTFNKKIKIWNNLSIKNQTDFEFRNVSVEYYPYMKTSAIQPPSFDRPVFRTPKLYMKQAESLPQTQITETETKFFYTVKNVNIPAKSSVKVSVQKKEYPADFSIFIDGYATATPFLIAVFKSDQNFPPSMAAFYVDGVFIGKGRLNPISEGEKNKLYLGEDVFVKVNKYLKENKIEKTFLGKVVTTKIWHYTIKNKHKMAMKIVLVDRVPVQRTEKEEIQPISSKKWKKLEANGKIIWEFTLQPDSTLELDFGYRIITAT
- a CDS encoding HAMP domain-containing protein, translating into MSRVRGMMDILSFIKKSIINRILFITISGAVVVSVLSFFIFYFIFAKEGTYHFLESILNYAKTHPFTFALFLGFLTFQAALIPIIMTYFLLKKEVIDPLQDISERMEKISMGELEQEIPVEREDEIGQLQEAFDRMRMSLKVIIEKLENEEL
- a CDS encoding sigma 54-interacting transcriptional regulator; protein product: MRVVLLPEKVYILSKNANTIERISKHFQNITRLKNPKDIEKVKNGVIFVDIRDFGIVPVPVQKGIFPIALIDKNLSRTNLAAFIMRVMSKNYFEYIEYPFSETEIRNLKEKLTIKEKNEEKIISFKSSSASNGLICQYLCSIIGSSPQLKEICKLAGEVAPTDIPVLITGETGTGKELLAKGIWKLSKRADKPFIAINCAAIPENLIESELFGYEKGAFTGADKAKPGKFEIADGGTIFLDEVGELPLSAQSKLLRFLQEGTFYRLGGTKEIKVDVRIMAATNRNLEKMVKEGKFREDLYYRLNFVHIKLPPLRERKEDIPYIVECIVNKYNKKLNKSITGASVEYIRKLQNQRWEGNIRELENVVVRSMILCRNNILSLPDIDFLDTKSDETIEELPEVEEFIKKQVVSAIENNRLKELEEVIEKSILKAVLEYTGNNQVKTANLLGINRATLRKKIKKYSL